In Archangium violaceum, the following are encoded in one genomic region:
- a CDS encoding aldo/keto reductase: MSTHEAKKTQRTVKLGSTGPEVFPLGLGCMGMSGMYGATDDAESIRTIQTAIERGVTLIDTGDFYGMGHNEMLVGRAIAGRRDRVRISVKFGALRGPDGNWLGNDTRPVAVKNFIAYSLKRLGVEYIDIYRPARLDPNVPIEDTIGAIADLVKAGYVRHIGLSEVGVETIRRAHRVHPIVDLQIEYSLASRGPEAEIFPVLNELGISATLYGVFSRGLLTGSKPKGPGDFRAYLPRFSGANREKNEDAVDALQRFAHERRMTPGQLAVAWVLARQPAFVPVVGATTVAQLEDSLGALERPLSKEDLTALEALVKISGDRYGAEQMKHLDSERH; encoded by the coding sequence GGGAATGTCGGGCATGTACGGCGCGACCGATGACGCCGAGAGCATCCGGACGATCCAGACGGCGATCGAGCGCGGCGTCACCCTGATCGACACGGGAGACTTCTACGGGATGGGCCACAACGAGATGCTCGTGGGGCGGGCCATCGCAGGACGGAGGGACCGGGTGCGGATCTCCGTGAAGTTCGGCGCGCTCCGAGGGCCGGATGGGAACTGGCTCGGCAACGACACGCGCCCGGTCGCGGTGAAGAACTTCATCGCCTACAGCCTGAAGCGGCTGGGGGTGGAGTACATCGACATCTACCGCCCCGCGCGGTTGGACCCCAATGTCCCCATCGAGGACACCATCGGCGCGATCGCCGACCTCGTGAAGGCGGGCTACGTGCGCCACATCGGGCTGTCCGAGGTCGGCGTCGAGACCATCCGCCGCGCCCACCGCGTCCACCCCATCGTCGATCTGCAGATCGAGTACTCGCTCGCCAGCCGCGGCCCCGAGGCGGAGATCTTCCCCGTGCTCAACGAGCTGGGCATCAGCGCGACGCTCTACGGCGTCTTCTCGCGAGGCCTCCTCACCGGCAGCAAGCCGAAGGGACCGGGAGACTTCCGCGCCTACCTCCCCCGCTTCTCCGGCGCCAATCGGGAGAAGAACGAGGACGCCGTGGACGCCCTCCAGCGCTTCGCCCACGAGCGCCGCATGACGCCGGGTCAGCTCGCGGTCGCCTGGGTGCTCGCGCGCCAGCCGGCGTTCGTTCCCGTGGTCGGCGCCACGACCGTCGCGCAGCTCGAGGACTCGCTCGGGGCCCTGGAGCGTCCGCTGTCGAAGGAGGATCTCACCGCACTCGAGGCGCTCGTGAAGATCTCCGGCGACCGCTACGGCGCGGAACAGATGAAGCACCTCGACAGCGAGCGCCACTGA
- a CDS encoding inorganic pyrophosphatase, producing the protein MATKNQPQLHTLQAHPWHGVSPGAEAPEVVTAYIEIVPTDTVKYELDKETGILRLDRPQRFSSQCPTLYGFIPQTYCGDLVAKRCAERTGIKDIKGDGDPLDICVLTEKVIPSGALLVHAIPVGGFRMVDGNEADDKIIAVLESDLVYGALQHVAQLPTALVDRLKHYFLTYKQIPSEVKRSVQIVEMYDQSEAHEIIKRSMKDYQKDYGAAPARKPRGRKS; encoded by the coding sequence ATGGCCACGAAGAATCAACCGCAGCTCCACACCTTGCAGGCCCACCCCTGGCATGGCGTTTCGCCTGGCGCGGAGGCGCCCGAGGTCGTCACCGCCTACATCGAGATCGTGCCCACCGACACGGTGAAGTACGAGCTGGACAAGGAGACGGGCATCCTCCGGTTGGACCGGCCGCAGCGCTTCTCCAGCCAGTGCCCCACGCTCTACGGGTTCATTCCCCAGACGTACTGCGGCGATCTCGTGGCGAAGCGTTGCGCGGAGCGCACCGGCATCAAGGACATCAAGGGCGATGGAGATCCGCTCGACATCTGCGTGCTGACGGAGAAGGTGATTCCGAGCGGGGCCCTGCTGGTGCACGCGATTCCGGTGGGCGGCTTCCGCATGGTCGATGGCAACGAGGCCGACGACAAGATCATCGCCGTGCTGGAGTCGGACCTCGTCTACGGGGCGCTGCAGCACGTGGCGCAGCTGCCGACCGCGCTCGTGGATCGCCTCAAGCACTACTTCCTCACCTACAAGCAGATTCCCAGTGAGGTGAAGCGCTCGGTGCAGATCGTCGAGATGTACGACCAGAGCGAGGCGCACGAGATCATCAAGCGCAGCATGAAGGACTACCAGAAGGACTACGGCGCGGCGCCCGCGCGCAAGCCGCGCGGCCGCAAGAGCTGA